The Candidatus Cloacimonas sp. genome includes the window TTCTTCCTGCATAGTTTTAAACAGCGGGTCGGTAGTTTTTATTACTGTGGGCTGAATAAAATAGCCGATAGAATCATCACAATTGCCTCCCAGCACTATTTCCGCCGAGGTAGAATTCCGGGCAAAATCAATATAACCTTTAATTCTATTGAAGCTTTCTTCATCTATCACCGCATTCAGGAAGTTCGTAAAATCTTGCACATCACCCATTTTAACCGTTTCCAGCATCTCTGCCATTTCCTGAAACCATCTCTCATAAAGTGTATCCGGTATATATAAACGCGAAGCTGCACTGCATTTTTGACCCTGATATTCAAAAGCACCTCTTAAACATGCAACTGCCAGAGATTTTACATCTGCCGAAGAATGCGCGAAAATAAAATCCTTGCCTCCTGTTTCACCAACTATTCTGGGATAGGATTTATAAAGATGAATATTATTGGCAGTGCGTTGCCAGATATTATTAAAGACCTTTGTGCTGCCGGTAAAATGTATTCCCGCCAAATGAGGAGAATCAGTTACTAAATTACCTATTTCAGCTCCGGAACCAGGAATATAATTAATCACTCCATCAGGTAATCCTGCCTCTTTTAATATCTTCATAATAAAATAGCCACTATAAACAGCAGTCCCTGCAGGTTTCCAGATAATTGTATTTCCCATCAGGGCGGGCGCAGTAGGAAGATTTCCTGCTATGGAAGTAAAATTGAAAGGGGTGATGGCAAAAATAAAACCTTCCAGCGCTCTATACTCTGAATAGTTCCATTCTCCTTTAGGTGAGACCAGAGGTTGCTGTTCATATATCTTTTGGGCATAATAGGCATTAAACCGCCAAAAATCAATGAGCTCACAGGCAGAATCAATTTCCGCCTGATGCACATTTTTACTTTGCCCAAGCATCGTAGCGGCATTCAACAGATAACGATATTTTGTGGAAAGAAGTTCCGCCGCCTTCAGAAAAATTGCGGAACGATGATAGAAAGGCATTTCTTCCCAATCGGTTCTTGCTTTCACGGCTGCATTTACAGCCATATCTATAACCTGCATATTCACTTTATGGTATTTTGCCAAAATCTGTTTGTGATTATGTGGCTCAATGCAAGTTCCCAGGTTTCCTGTAAAAACCTCTTTTCCATCAATTATGGCAGGAATTTCCAGGATATCGTGGCTGAGTTCTTTCAGGGCATTCTGCAGTTTGTTTCTTTCGGAAGAACCGGGAGCATAAGTATATATTTGCTCATTTTTGGGGACTGGAACAGTAATAAACATTTTTTATCTCCTTTAGTGTAATTTCAATACTCGTGATGAAAAGGAGAAATAGATAGAAATATCTGCACACAGTTATCCTGTTGCATAGCTATTCACCTTTTCACACTGGAAGGCAGATCCGTTTCCAGATAAACCCTATCGGCTAACAACCTTGCCATAACAGTTTAGGAATGTTAGCTCGGTGACAAAACAATTTTTAAATAAGGCGTTATTATGTCAAGTATCGCAAGAAAAAGAGCATTCTGAAAAGTTAGTTATTACTTAATATTATCTATAGCTTATAAAGCCCCTGTCCTTCAGGTGAAGGCAGGAATCCGGACAGAACTTTCCCAACTGTCTGCACTTGGAATCCAATAGCTATTTTTACTTAATGGGCATTCAGGGTTGCCTGGTCATTGCTTTAACGACCCTTTAACAATTCTTTAACAATACCTTAACTTCGCTAAAGAGTCGTTAAAGAAGGTTTTATGAAGCATAAAAAATTCAACCTGGCAGGAAATAATAACGGTTAGAACCCTTTGGCAAACTTAAATTTACAACTCCCCTTATTGGTGCAGGATACAAAATAAAAAAAAGCCCGGTTTGTA containing:
- the pruA gene encoding L-glutamate gamma-semialdehyde dehydrogenase, which produces MFITVPVPKNEQIYTYAPGSSERNKLQNALKELSHDILEIPAIIDGKEVFTGNLGTCIEPHNHKQILAKYHKVNMQVIDMAVNAAVKARTDWEEMPFYHRSAIFLKAAELLSTKYRYLLNAATMLGQSKNVHQAEIDSACELIDFWRFNAYYAQKIYEQQPLVSPKGEWNYSEYRALEGFIFAITPFNFTSIAGNLPTAPALMGNTIIWKPAGTAVYSGYFIMKILKEAGLPDGVINYIPGSGAEIGNLVTDSPHLAGIHFTGSTKVFNNIWQRTANNIHLYKSYPRIVGETGGKDFIFAHSSADVKSLAVACLRGAFEYQGQKCSAASRLYIPDTLYERWFQEMAEMLETVKMGDVQDFTNFLNAVIDEESFNRIKGYIDFARNSTSAEIVLGGNCDDSIGYFIQPTVIKTTDPLFKTMQEEIFGPVLTVFVYPEKDYSKVLELCDKTSPYGLTGSIFAQDRKAILEANNVLRHSAGNFYINDKPTGAVVGQQPFGGGRSSGTNDKAGSAINLQRWISARSIKENFVPDSDYRYPFMQ